The Sporosarcina luteola DNA window CCAGTGCCTGTCGGAGCTAAACGCCTCCCTTCGCTTTTATTTGCCTAAACAAAATTGAGAGAATAGCTGGTTGATGAGGCTGTCTTGGACGGTGTCGCCGACAATTTCGCCCAGGAGCTCCCACGTGCGCGTGACATCGATTTGAATCATGTCGACGGGCACGCCTCCCTCTGCAGCGGACAAAGCATCCTGGATAGATGTATGCGCCTTGTGGAGCAATGCAATATGTCTCGCATTGGACACATACGTCAAATCACCCGCTTCAAGTGTCCCTTCGAAGAAGAGTTTAGCGATGGATTCTTCCAATTCATCAATGCCTTCTTCTTTCAGGATGGATGTAGTGACGATCGCTCCATTGCCGGTCAATTGCCTCACTTGCTGCATATCTATTTTCTGTGGCAGATCGGTTTTGTTAATGACGACAATCATATCCATTCCTTCGGTCGCTTCGAAAAGACGGATATCCTCTTCCGTAAGCTGCTCGGAACTATTGAGGACAAGCAAGATAAGATCCGCTTCCTTCAGAACTTGACGGGATCTTTCAACCCCGATCCGCTCGACGATATCCTCCGTCTCCCGGATGCCGGCCGTATCTACGAGACGCAGCGGCACTCCTCTGACATTTACGTATTCCTCTATGATATCACGGGTCGTCCCTGCAATATCGGTGACAATTGCTTTATTTTCCTGAACGAGGCTGTTCAGCAAGGAGGATTTTCCGACGTTCGGTCTCCCGACAATGACCGTGGATAATCCTTCTCGTAGAATTTTCCCTTGAGATGAAGTACGAAGAAGCTTTTCAATCTCTTCTTTTACCCATGTCCCTTTTTCGATCATAAGTGGAATGGTTACTTCTTCGACGTCATCATACTCCGGGTAATCGATATTCACTTCGACTTGCGCCAATGTTTCAAGAAGCGCCTGCCTCAGCTCGCCAATCAGCTTGGAAAGCTTTCCTTCCATCTGATTTAAGGCAACGTTCATTGCCCGGTCCGTTTTTGCACGGATCAGGTCCATGACTGCTTCCGCCTGCGATAAATCGATGCGGCCATTCAAAAATGCACGCTTGGAAAATTCGCCCGGTTCCGCAAGGCGAGCCCCTTCTTTCAACACAAGGTTGAGGACACGGTTCACCGCCACCACGCCACCGTGGCAGTTTACCTCAACAACGTCTTCACGGGTGAATGTCTTTGGAGCTTTCATGATCGATACCATGACTTCCTCGACAATTTCCTCCGTGGACGGATCTTTCAAATGCCCATAATGAATTGTATGTGATTGTTCATCCGCAAGTTTTTTCCCCGACGGAGAACGGAAAATTCGATCTGCAATGCCGATAGCTTCATCTCCACTAAGCCGGACGATGGCGATAGCCCCTTCCCCCATTGGAGTCGATATGGCGGCTATTGTATCAAAATGCAAACTGTTCACCCTCCTAACTCGGTTACCCACATGTGGATAACCCGTTTTGACTTGACTATCTGACAACATATAATACCACAAATCCTGTCGTTCTCATAGTTATCGGGCTAAAAAAATGTGGATAAGTTATCATACGGGGAGATGTGAAAAGTTTTGCGGGAGTTTGAGGAAGTTATGCTCGTGTTCGATGGCGTTTTGCGCAAGTTTGGGAAGGTTATGCTCGAGTTTGGCCGAGTTATGCGCGAGTTCAGGAGACTTATGCTCATTTCGGGACTTTTATCTCACTGTCATCATTCCCTCTTCTCCTCTCGCAAACAGTATTTCTTAGAATAGAAAAACCCCGTGATCAGTTCACGGGGTTCAGATTAAATGATCGGCTCGATGACGAGATAGCGGTTCGGATCCGTTCCTTCAGAATACGTTTCGATATCCAATCGGTTTGACAATGCGTTATGAATGACTTTCCTTTCATAGGAAGGCATTGGTTCCAGTTGAACTTTTCTTCCATTCCGTACGGCTTGGTCTGCCATCCGCTCTGCAAATTGCTCCAATGATTGTTCGCGTCTTTCACGGTAATCGCCTACGTCTAGACGCACGACTTTAAATTGTTCAGAAGTTTTGTTGGCGACGAGCTGGGCCAACTGCTGTAAAGCGTTCAATGTTTGACCGCGTTTGCCGATCAGGAATGCAGCTTTCTCGCTATCCAATTGGAAGGATAGATATTTCCCATCCATTTCGTGCTTGATGACTAGATCATCGATTCCCATCGCTTTGGCAATTTCGGTAACATATGCTTTCGTTTCATTAATCGCCTGTTCATCCGACATAGCCGGATTCTTATCATCCAACTCGATTGTTTGCATCGCCAGCTCAACAGCCTCAACTACCGTTTCTTCTACATTTGGCGGTAATGAAGGTTGGGCCGGAATTGTAGGTTCAGTCGGCAATATTGGTTCTTCTTGGACTGATTCTCTTTT harbors:
- the mnmE gene encoding tRNA uridine-5-carboxymethylaminomethyl(34) synthesis GTPase MnmE, with the protein product MHFDTIAAISTPMGEGAIAIVRLSGDEAIGIADRIFRSPSGKKLADEQSHTIHYGHLKDPSTEEIVEEVMVSIMKAPKTFTREDVVEVNCHGGVVAVNRVLNLVLKEGARLAEPGEFSKRAFLNGRIDLSQAEAVMDLIRAKTDRAMNVALNQMEGKLSKLIGELRQALLETLAQVEVNIDYPEYDDVEEVTIPLMIEKGTWVKEEIEKLLRTSSQGKILREGLSTVIVGRPNVGKSSLLNSLVQENKAIVTDIAGTTRDIIEEYVNVRGVPLRLVDTAGIRETEDIVERIGVERSRQVLKEADLILLVLNSSEQLTEEDIRLFEATEGMDMIVVINKTDLPQKIDMQQVRQLTGNGAIVTTSILKEEGIDELEESIAKLFFEGTLEAGDLTYVSNARHIALLHKAHTSIQDALSAAEGGVPVDMIQIDVTRTWELLGEIVGDTVQDSLINQLFSQFCLGK
- the jag gene encoding RNA-binding cell elongation regulator Jag/EloR; the protein is MKKITRKGATVEAAIEAALQELNVTRTDVEVEIMDAGKKGFLGFGARDAEVTVSLKETIKQKAVEPSEKRESVQEEPILPTEPTIPAQPSLPPNVEETVVEAVELAMQTIELDDKNPAMSDEQAINETKAYVTEIAKAMGIDDLVIKHEMDGKYLSFQLDSEKAAFLIGKRGQTLNALQQLAQLVANKTSEQFKVVRLDVGDYRERREQSLEQFAERMADQAVRNGRKVQLEPMPSYERKVIHNALSNRLDIETYSEGTDPNRYLVIEPII